The Synergistaceae bacterium genome includes a window with the following:
- a CDS encoding sel1 repeat family protein, with product MRKFLSVVVLLCVLASYALAFETDGKNIIVDVTSTGENRLAAIESGLVEALRLASGSFIDSKTELNNEELTERIISYSRGSISKYDVMSEDTSKASEGLYTVKLRVWVESELLRDGVQVAANKTSRVKFSPEDLAPEKPAVNPVEAQNNDKLSAANKNNASSGVEALSAMLERYNPEDFINIKVVGKVSKVKGKETEDLCQVLVEVSFNDELYNQKFIPDLKQVLDTIAAKKKDITLTRERNILRSISSKKGAPMSDNSVILSGSNLGKEYNLAVFDKPDRFGCRLYGFKKDDSDKILNNLTGALAQFRGRIARLKGFEIELLDENGDTVSTAEQKITLPYLLTDSVIVNNVWAFHPSIMNYMGMYNYVPLYIENKAVTLPLRFELPAEFQEITREINAKLVFDDDYSDSALKTRNALHNAAMNVLTKQPDRADFESALEIEYPLAQTAIYNIETNQILNTQGILRDEVVDRLADFREKGSHAAFYGTFLILEADNKDFEAQKRSVQYLTQAAMIHPDAMIRMGEVQEQGFYGVKKNSKRADFYYKEGIRILSLLASQGLPSAANSLGHVYIEGLGTKQDIPRAEKFYKFVEKAGYNDPEYWLWIHYGVTLRQVVPPEKILEKLRQWNDYKDARTCLYLVREKMYSYYWDGQAILINIPARYPANVLMGQKEHYDIRFSSIYMDGDSVNTSDKYFNFKK from the coding sequence ATGAGAAAATTTTTAAGCGTTGTAGTATTATTATGTGTGCTTGCAAGTTACGCGCTTGCATTCGAGACCGACGGAAAAAATATTATTGTCGATGTTACCAGCACGGGCGAGAATCGTTTGGCGGCAATTGAAAGCGGATTAGTTGAGGCGTTGAGACTCGCGTCAGGGAGCTTTATAGACTCAAAGACTGAGCTAAACAATGAAGAATTAACCGAGCGCATAATTTCTTATTCTAGGGGGTCAATCTCAAAATATGACGTTATGAGCGAAGACACAAGCAAAGCAAGTGAAGGACTCTACACCGTGAAATTAAGAGTCTGGGTTGAGAGTGAATTATTACGTGACGGCGTTCAAGTTGCTGCGAATAAGACATCAAGGGTAAAATTTTCGCCTGAAGATTTAGCACCGGAAAAACCCGCAGTAAATCCCGTTGAAGCTCAAAATAATGATAAACTCTCAGCGGCCAACAAAAATAATGCGTCATCAGGAGTCGAGGCTTTATCGGCAATGCTTGAACGTTACAACCCTGAAGATTTCATAAATATTAAGGTCGTCGGCAAAGTCAGCAAGGTCAAGGGCAAAGAGACCGAAGATTTATGTCAAGTACTTGTCGAGGTGTCATTTAATGACGAGCTTTATAATCAAAAATTTATACCGGATTTGAAACAGGTATTAGACACAATTGCGGCCAAGAAAAAAGATATTACTTTGACTCGTGAAAGAAATATTTTGCGCAGTATCTCATCAAAAAAGGGCGCGCCCATGTCAGATAACAGCGTTATTTTGAGCGGGTCAAATTTAGGTAAGGAGTATAATTTGGCAGTATTCGATAAGCCTGATAGATTCGGGTGCAGATTATACGGTTTCAAGAAGGATGACTCGGACAAAATTTTGAATAATTTGACGGGTGCATTAGCTCAATTTAGGGGACGGATTGCGAGACTCAAAGGCTTTGAGATTGAATTACTTGACGAAAACGGCGATACAGTCTCTACAGCAGAACAAAAAATTACGCTCCCCTATCTGCTTACTGACAGCGTAATAGTTAATAACGTCTGGGCTTTTCACCCCTCAATTATGAATTACATGGGAATGTATAATTATGTCCCATTATATATTGAGAATAAGGCCGTGACTCTTCCGTTAAGATTTGAGCTTCCCGCAGAATTTCAGGAGATAACGCGCGAGATTAACGCAAAATTAGTCTTTGATGATGATTACTCGGACTCAGCACTGAAGACTCGAAATGCTTTACACAATGCCGCAATGAATGTTTTAACAAAGCAGCCGGATCGAGCAGATTTTGAGTCAGCCCTAGAAATTGAATACCCTTTAGCACAGACAGCAATTTATAATATAGAGACGAATCAAATTTTAAACACTCAAGGAATTTTGCGCGATGAAGTTGTTGACCGTTTAGCAGATTTCAGAGAAAAAGGGAGTCACGCTGCATTTTATGGGACATTCTTAATATTAGAGGCTGATAATAAAGATTTTGAGGCTCAGAAAAGATCCGTGCAGTATCTCACACAGGCGGCAATGATTCACCCCGATGCAATGATTAGAATGGGAGAAGTTCAGGAACAGGGCTTTTACGGGGTCAAGAAAAATTCTAAGCGGGCAGATTTCTATTACAAAGAAGGAATCAGAATTTTATCATTACTTGCGAGTCAGGGACTTCCGAGCGCGGCTAATTCACTGGGACATGTTTATATTGAGGGACTCGGCACAAAGCAGGATATACCACGGGCAGAAAAATTTTATAAATTTGTCGAGAAGGCCGGCTATAATGACCCTGAATACTGGCTGTGGATTCATTATGGAGTTACTTTGCGTCAAGTTGTCCCGCCTGAAAAAATATTAGAGAAGTTAAGACAATGGAACGATTACAAAGACGCTCGCACATGTTTGTATTTAGTGCGTGAAAAAATGTATAGTTATTACTGGGATGGACAAGCAATTCTTATAAATATTCCTGCTCGTTATCCTGCTAATGTATTGATGGGACAGAAAGAACATTATGACATTCGCTTTTCTAGTATTTACATGGACGGCGACTCTGTCAACACAAGCGACAAATATTTTAATTTCAAGAAATAA
- a CDS encoding DUF1311 domain-containing protein, translating to MKSSKIFYVVIMLLIMINSASALSDKEYRQFIKNQNFSEADKALNQAWKNAKDSLSEQDFDALKQSQNRWIKSGRDNEARQLTRKLSRIQAYTLVTNSRADYINNYVKKRAVTINDDLPDDSPSDLPDEMPEDLPDLPSESPSKPEPAKINLADYDKAADFLTEKLIDSGKIQPNEEITYLDSQVEINGSQCWEFSSSFNFVETGHYAISESGKIYIYEDDKYISLN from the coding sequence TCTGAGTGATAAGGAGTATAGGCAGTTCATTAAGAATCAAAATTTTTCAGAGGCCGACAAAGCACTTAATCAGGCATGGAAGAACGCAAAAGATTCACTCTCTGAACAGGATTTTGACGCGCTCAAGCAATCACAAAACAGGTGGATTAAATCAGGACGCGACAACGAAGCCCGCCAGTTAACGCGAAAATTATCAAGAATTCAGGCATATACGCTTGTAACGAATTCACGGGCGGATTATATAAATAATTACGTCAAGAAACGAGCTGTAACTATTAATGACGACTTGCCCGACGACTCGCCCTCTGATTTACCCGACGAAATGCCCGAAGATTTGCCCGATTTGCCCAGCGAGTCCCCTTCTAAACCTGAACCGGCAAAAATTAATCTAGCTGATTATGACAAGGCCGCAGATTTCTTGACAGAAAAATTAATAGACTCCGGCAAAATTCAGCCAAATGAAGAAATCACTTATCTTGACTCGCAAGTCGAGATTAACGGCTCGCAGTGCTGGGAGTTCTCATCAAGTTTTAATTTTGTCGAGACTGGGCACTATGCAATTTCTGAAAGCGGGAAGATTTATATTTATGAAGACGATAAATATATTTCACTAAATTAA